Proteins from one Antennarius striatus isolate MH-2024 chromosome 12, ASM4005453v1, whole genome shotgun sequence genomic window:
- the evx2 gene encoding homeobox even-skipped homolog protein 2, producing MMERIRKEMILMERGLHSPVAGKRLADASGNSVLEALENSQHSGRLSPRVTSASLHGNLGDIPTKGKFEIDSLFGTHHNSENSSSVEISSSENRKKMSIYSEVSPDSDINSDVEVGCPSHRSPSQHKENNKGFSDSNSGSSNSLANMNGNSTGGSNNSDQVRRYRTAFTREQIGRLEKEFYRENYVSRPRRCELAAALNLPETTIKVWFQNRRMKDKRQRLAMSWPHPADPSFYTYMMTHAAATGSLPYPFHSHMPLHYYPHVGVTAAAAAAAATSAASSPFATSIRPLDTFRALSHPYSRPELLCSFRHPGLYQSPAGLNSSAAASAAAAAAAAAAAVSAPPASGPCSCLSCHSSQAASALSSRSTSADFTCTASGQRSESGFLPYSAAVLSKTSVPSPDQREETSLNR from the exons ATGATGGAGAGGATAAGAAAAGAGATGATATTGATGGAGAGAGGTCTGCACAGTCCCGTCGCAGGGAAGAGGCTCGCAGACGCGTCTGGAAATTCGGTGCTGGAGGCCCTGGAAAACTCTCAGCACAGCGGACGGCTGAGCCCGAGAGTCACTTCGGCTTCTCTCCATGGAAATCTGGGTGACATTCCAACGAAAGGCAAATTTGAAATTGACAGTCTTTTTGGTACACATCACAACAGTGAAAACTCTTCTTCGGTGGAGATTTCATCGTcagaaaatagaaagaaaatgagtaTTTACTCCGAAGTTTCGCCAGATTCAGATATTAATAGTGATGTGGAGGTGGGCTGCCCTTCGCATCGCTCCCCGAGCCAGCACAAGGAAAACAACAAAG GTTTTTCCGATAGTAACTCTGGCTCTTCGAACTCCCTCGCTAATATGAACGGAAATTCAACGGGAGGATCAAACAATTCGGATCAAGTGAGAAGATACCGGACTGCTTTCACCAGGGAACAAATCGGACGACTAGAAAAAGAGTTTTACAGGGAAAATTACGTTTCGAGACCAAGAAGATGTGAATTGGCCGCAGCGCTAAATCTGCCCGAAACTACTATCAAG GTGTGGTTCCAGAACAGGCGGATGAAGGATAAAAGGCAGCGGTTGGCGATGTCCTGGCCCCATCCGGCGGACCCCAGCTTCTACACTTACATGATGACGCACGCCGCAGCTACAGGAAGTCTACCTTACCCTTTCCACTCTCACATGCCTTTACATTACTACCCGCACGTCGGCGTCacggcggcagcagcagccgcGGCCGCCACCAGTGCCGCCTCGTCGCCTTTCGCCACATCCATCCGGCCTCTCGACACCTTCCGGGCGCTCTCCCATCCCTATTCGCGGCCGGAGCTCCTGTGCAGCTTCAGGCACCCGGGACTCTACCAGTCGCCCGCAGGCTTGAATAGCTCAGCGGCAGCGTCGGCGGCAGCTGCGGccgcggcggcggcagcggcggtgAGCGCGCCGCCCGCCTCCGGGCCCTGTTCGTGTCTCAGCTGCCACAGCAGCCAGGCGGCCAGCGCGCTGAGCTCCAGGAGCACCAGCGCTGACTTTACCTGCACAGCTTCGGGGCAAAGGTCCGAGAGTGGATTTCTGCCCTATTCTGCAGCCGTTCTCAGCAAGACCTCAGTCCCGTCACCAGATCAGCGAGAAGAAACGTCACTTAACAGATAA
- the hoxd12a gene encoding homeobox protein Hox-D12a encodes MEMCERNPLNPGYVGSLLNFAPPESLYFSNLRGNGAHIPGLHQFPYNRREVCTLPWTSSSSCTSGPAVPPQSRAFGGYCPPFLSNSVSSSGSVKAHLEETARCFQTTTHQSEESGRPDDIYAGDHGNNTERGYSDLSRPHGSAAQIDAVDSLNVNGTKQDHNPVHPASRHTCSRTTFAEGAPWCSSQVKTRKKRKPYSKLQLAELENEFMMNEFINRQKRKELSDRLDLSDQQVKIWFQNRRMKKKRMMMREQAFSAY; translated from the exons ATGGAAATGTGTGAACGGAATCCTTTAAATCCCGGTTATGTTGGTTCGCTATTGAATTTTGCTCCCCCTGAGTCGCTCTATTTCTCCAACTTGCGGGGTAATGGAGCACACATACCCGGGCTGCATCAGTTCCCTTACAACAGAAGAGAGGTGTGCACGCTCCCGTGGACTTCCTCAAGTTCGTGCACGTCTGGACCAGCAGTACCTCCACAAAGCCGAGCGTTCGGAGGATACTGTCCGCCGTTTCTGTCAAATTCGGTGTCCTCGAGCGGAAGCGTCAAGGCGCATTTGGAGGAGACGGCTCGATGCTTTCAGACTACAACCCACCAGAGCGAGGAGTCTGGCAGACCGGACGACATCTACGCCGGGGACCACGGGAACAACACTGAGCGCGGCTATTCCGATCTCAGCCGGCCTCACGGTTCTGCGGCCCAAATCGATGCGGTGGATTCGCTCAATGTGAACGGCACCAAACAAGACCACAATCCCGTTCACCCGGCATCAAGACACACATGCTCCAGGACGACGTTTGCAGAAG GTGCTCCATGGTGCTCATCACAAGTGAAAaccagaaagaagagaaagCCTTACTCGAAGCTGCAGCTGGCTGAACTTGAGAATGAATTTATGATGAATGAATTCatcaacagacagaaaagaaaagaactgtCAGACAGGTTGGACCTGAGCGACCAACAAGTCAAAATATGGTTTCAGAATCGGAGGATGAAAAAGAAGCGGATGATGATGCGTGAACAAGCCTTCTCCGCTTACTGA